The Primulina huaijiensis isolate GDHJ02 chromosome 12, ASM1229523v2, whole genome shotgun sequence genome has a window encoding:
- the LOC140989146 gene encoding glutathione S-transferase TCHQD-like isoform X1 → MQLYHHPYSLNSQRVRLALEEKSIDYTSFHVNPITGKNYDSHFFRMNPSAKLPVFQNGSHILYDTVDIIMYIEKIAMVSSGGDDTALSSREVVEWIHKLQEWNHKFFTLSHLPPKHRLSVSRFLRRVVIARMAECPELASAYHHKLKEEYETEAKLKESEAVRLSEEHLERILDEAEIKLSETTYLVGEEFTSADVVFIPILSRLFLMNLEEKYINSRPNLCEYWDVMQKRPSYKMVIGKYFDGWRKLKTLLKTWCLVHIRSLLRRY, encoded by the exons ATGCAACTATATCATCATCCTTATTCGTTGAACAGCCAAAGAGTGAGGCTTGCATTAGAAGAGAAGAGCATTGACTACACATCGTTCCACGTTAATCCCATCACTGGCAAGAATTATGATTCCCATTTTTTCAGGATGAACCCAAGTGCCAAACTTCCAGTCTTCCAAAATGGTTCACACATTTTGTACGATACTGTAGATATCATCAT GTATATTGAAAAGATAGCAATGGTCTCTTCTGGGGGTGATGACACAGCTCTTAGCAGCAGAGAAGTTGTCGAATGGATTCATAAATTACAAGAGTGGAATCACAAGTTCTTCACCCTCTCCCACCTTCCCCCAAAGCATCGCCTCTCTGTTTCGAGATTCCTGAGGCGCGTGGTAATTGCCAGGATGGCTGAGTGCCCAGAGTTAGCCAGTGCATATCATCATAAGCTTAAAGAGGAATACGAAACGGAAGCTAAATTGAAAGAGTCAGAAGCAGTGAGATTGAGTGAAGAACATCTTGAAAGAATTCTTGATGAAGCAGAGATCAAACTTAGTGAAACGACATACCTGGTTGGAGAAGAGTTTACATCGGCAGATGTTGTGTTTATTCCTATCCTCAGTCGATTGTTTCTGATGAATTTGGaagaaaaatacataaataGTAGGCCAAATTTGTGTGAGTATTGGGATGTGATGCAGAAGAGGCCTAGTTATAAAATGGTGATTGGAAAGTACTTTGATGGTTGGAGGAAGCTCAAGACACTGCTCAAAACTTGGTGTTTAGTGCATATCAGAAGTTTACTCAGACGATATTAG
- the LOC140989146 gene encoding glutathione S-transferase TCHQD-like isoform X2 produces MNPSAKLPVFQNGSHILYDTVDIIMYIEKIAMVSSGGDDTALSSREVVEWIHKLQEWNHKFFTLSHLPPKHRLSVSRFLRRVVIARMAECPELASAYHHKLKEEYETEAKLKESEAVRLSEEHLERILDEAEIKLSETTYLVGEEFTSADVVFIPILSRLFLMNLEEKYINSRPNLCEYWDVMQKRPSYKMVIGKYFDGWRKLKTLLKTWCLVHIRSLLRRY; encoded by the exons ATGAACCCAAGTGCCAAACTTCCAGTCTTCCAAAATGGTTCACACATTTTGTACGATACTGTAGATATCATCAT GTATATTGAAAAGATAGCAATGGTCTCTTCTGGGGGTGATGACACAGCTCTTAGCAGCAGAGAAGTTGTCGAATGGATTCATAAATTACAAGAGTGGAATCACAAGTTCTTCACCCTCTCCCACCTTCCCCCAAAGCATCGCCTCTCTGTTTCGAGATTCCTGAGGCGCGTGGTAATTGCCAGGATGGCTGAGTGCCCAGAGTTAGCCAGTGCATATCATCATAAGCTTAAAGAGGAATACGAAACGGAAGCTAAATTGAAAGAGTCAGAAGCAGTGAGATTGAGTGAAGAACATCTTGAAAGAATTCTTGATGAAGCAGAGATCAAACTTAGTGAAACGACATACCTGGTTGGAGAAGAGTTTACATCGGCAGATGTTGTGTTTATTCCTATCCTCAGTCGATTGTTTCTGATGAATTTGGaagaaaaatacataaataGTAGGCCAAATTTGTGTGAGTATTGGGATGTGATGCAGAAGAGGCCTAGTTATAAAATGGTGATTGGAAAGTACTTTGATGGTTGGAGGAAGCTCAAGACACTGCTCAAAACTTGGTGTTTAGTGCATATCAGAAGTTTACTCAGACGATATTAG